The Nicotiana tabacum cultivar K326 chromosome 5, ASM71507v2, whole genome shotgun sequence sequence GCACTCCCTTTTTCATCTTTGCGAAAGTTTCATCATTTAGGACCTTCTTAGTTGCAGGTGTAAGGGGCATGTGAAGTGAGATAAAATCTGCAGATGCAATGGCTTCATCAAAGCTAACAAGCTCCACCCCAATGGCACGTGCACGGTCAGCAGGGGCATATGGATCATGAGCAATAACATGCATGCCAAGCCCCTTAGCTCGCCTGGCAACTTCTGATCCAACCTTCCCAAAACCCATCACAGCAAGTGTTTTGCCAACTAGGGAGACACCAACATATTTGTTTCTCAGCCACTTTCCTGGAAACAATATCATGGGAAAGTTTCAACAGTACAACTCCAGGTGCAAACACAACCAGGATAACAGAGGAACTATTAGCAGCCATAAATATGTACATGCAATCAATAGAGGTTTCCTGACTAGTTCTCCCAtaaaaaatttccaatttcacATTCCTAACAATAGCAAATTCATTCAAAGCATTTCCTTCCATTAGAATATTACTTTGCCAGTTACTTAATGTTTAGTGTTCCGCCCACGGGAGATGAAACACTCTAGCATTTTGATGCCTACATTGAAGAACCGCCAAAGCCAAGCGGATTGTTCAGCCCGTCCTAGTCTGAGGATAAGTACGCCGTACTATTACAAACAGATCCGCATATATTCTCATTAAATAAGGGTAAGAACGACTATAATATTTTCTCTCTTCCAAATAAATCATCTGAACAACTGAACCAATTTATAATAGATCGGATACCATAGCCGCAAAGCAATGGTTTTTTAGCAGAATTTACGTCTAGATAATCTCATATTCAAACTAAAATACTCTCACATTGACAAAACAGATAAAATTCAGGAAATAACTACGAACGTCATTTGTATAGataaaactacaaaaaaaaaaaacgtgtACAATATACTAACCAGCTTTCACGGAAGCATCGGCTTGAGCAATATTTCGAGCCATAGCGGTGAGTAATGCGATTCCGTGCTCCGCAGCAGCAACAGTGTTAGCAGTGGGCGCGTTAACAACAAGGCATCCATGCTCAGTCGCAGCTGCAAGATCCACATTATCAATTCCCACACCAGCTCGTCCAACAACTTTAAGCCGTCCACCGGACGACTCGAAGACTTCACGGCTCACCTTCGTACCACTACGTACAATCAACGCATCACACAATGAGATCTTATTGCGGAGTTCCTCAGGACTCAGGTTATAAGAACAATCCACGTCAGCGAATTCCTTTAGGAGATCTACCCCTGCCTCGCCGAGTTTTTCAGCTACAAGGACCGTAGGTTTTGCGCCCATGGAGAATATAACGAAACGGGGGTACTGACGCTGATCGCGGCCGGGAGACACGGCGGCGACGGCGAAAGCGGAGGAGGAAGCGAGGCGTGTTTTCCATGAGAGAGAGGTGCGGGAGGGTTTGGTTGAGAAATTTATAGTCGAAGAAGCAGATGTCGCCATTTTTACAGATGATTTTTCAGCGTTTATTTTAATACAGAGTGCTAAATCGGTGTGGCGAAGGAGAAGTAGGTGTGTAGGAGGCGGAGAGGGAGGAAGAAAGAAATGAATTATATATCCGAATTCCGAGGAGCAATTATAGAGAGGTTAAGGTGGTGCTTTGTCTTGGAATGAGATGAAAACACAAGAAAatagtttttcaaaaaatggtCAACACTTcttgaaaacaaacataatttgGTTGATTTAATTTGAAAGTAATATTGAATATAAAGCTTTTCTATATAACGCCGTAAACTGTaaaagtaaaatttattttttaagttatattttatatttttataatagttTTTTTTACATATAACAACAATAGTCATATTTATAACATAATGCTCTTTTTGTAAAATTACCCCTCTATAACAATCATATAGAATTGTTATGACTACCAATAATAATTCCAAAAATATGCACACAATTATTTCTATTAAATAACATTTCTATCATGCATAAAATATAAGATTTTAAGATTTGCACATGATATCTTTTTTCATTGgacaaattccaaaaaatatttaaatagaaaatttaaCTGTTAATCTCTTAGATTGTCTTCAAGAAAAAATTAATGGATACCtttttgctgaaaatttggaCATGAATCTTCTCCAGGCGTTACATCACTAGTGAGAGAATGAAATCTACGaaacaagctacaattacaaagttcttccatcaatcttgaaaaatttattttctagGTACTTTTAAAATGTTTGCCTTAAAATTTATATCTTTATGCTTTTAGTTATGAatttaggcaaaatacataagttacccccTAAACGATGGACCAAATCTAGATTACACACTTTTTGCGGACGAAAATCAcattacacactcaacctttccaAAGTGTATCTAATACACACTAGTTTGCCCGCGTGGACAGTACATGTTTTTTTCCAATAAATGAGTCGCGTGAACAAAAGAATTTTTGTGTCAGATgtcaattttttttagtttttaaatttttaaaattaagtCATCTTCTTCCTTGTTTAAAAAATCCTGCCATGGCTGCTCCTTGAGACCTTGGCACTTAGATCCACTTCTTTCCACCATCCGATCTCCTGCTTCTCAAATAAACCCACCACGATTTCTCATCTCTTTTCATTGAttagtttttagtttttttttttttttttttttttgcagatcTTTGGGCGAGAAATTGTGACTAGATCCAATAATTAAAGTTTTTTATAGCTCTCACAACCATTAAAGCTTGCCTCAAGCTTTTGCATAAAAGATTATTTTTTTCGTGGAGAATCTTAGTTTGAGCTTTTGGCGTGGCAGTGTCTaacttttcgaaaaaaaaatTCCAACCATTAAAACTTAACTCAAGCTTTTGCACATAAGTACattctttaattttattaatgaatGAATTTTTAAATAACTAAAATGTAAAGTTCTTAGTTTTCTTCTCTAAGAAATATACTTTCTTCCTTATTATTACAAATTCATTGCTTCAGTTGTGGGAATTGGAAtgacacaaaacaaaacattgaaaCATGGAATGATCGTTAATGGTAGTTGAACTTTTACAGAAGAGAAATGGAAAATGAGTTGGATCTGGGCTAAAAATTTCTTATTCAATTTCAATGAAAAAGATGGATTTTTGGGTGTGTTTCTAGTATTTTTGTTAGTAAAAGGTGGGGGAAGAGGCTATGGTGGTTGATGGTGAAGAGAGGAGATGGACGACAGCAATGGTGGTTTAGAACTTTAGACGGAGAAGATGAGGGGTATAGttgtaattttaattattttattttttaataaaaaataatgacATGTGTCACTGTTTGATTGGTGAAGGAAAAAGTAGTGTGTATTAGATACACTTTGGAAAAGTTGAGTGTGTAATGTAATTTTCGTCCATAAAAAATCTGTAACAGGGATTTGGTCCATAATTTAgggggtaacttatgtattttgccatgaatttattaataatgtattagctttcttcaatagttaactagtgaaatatgcatatcttttgagattttaaatttcaataattttcttatcttttatatgtaacatgaaaaaagaaaaaataataaatttttgaataatttttatctataacggccaaaaaatatttaaatgtcAAATATTGTTATAGGTATATAATAGTCATTCACTTTAAAAGTCAAAAATAAATGGGATCAAACTAGGGTGTTATAGAGAGGGTTTACTGTATTAAGCAAGATAACTTTCTAATGAACTATGACCTGcttattcattttatttatttagctTATAATGATTTTGATGTATGTTGTTATTTCCTTTGGTCCATTTTATTAGTGTTTTGAATGTGTAgaagtttaaaataattatttggcTTAATGTAGTATTACTAAAAGCAAATTAATTAGTTAAAGTAATGAAAAATTACTTTAACACAGAAAATATCTCATTATAAATTTCAAATGCAGATAGTTTAATGAAATTTTTACCTCATATAGCAAAgattaacaccttatttattttaaataaatactatttaaaaatattatattttatagatacattttaatgtttatagcaaaatatttatttttggttACCTCCTCCCCTTAAGCCACTATAtatgctattttttatttttctctcacaTAATTACCGTATTTGATGTAAACTTCTCACTCCACGTTCTCTCTCTAATTTGATACACTGCATCCTCTTCCCCTATTCCAGAAAACACGAAAAAAGAGAGGGTAAAATTCTTCTGTTagcatttgagaaaataattGCTACTGCATTTGATTTATTTACTCAACTTTGGGCTTCTGATTGCGAGCAGAGTTTGGATCTGGCGATGAGCCTCCACGTCGTAGTGGCTATATGCTGTAGTCTCGGAAGGTTCGAAGAGGCGATTCCGGGGCTAGAAAGGACGATTAAGGTGCCAAAAGTTTCAAAAGGTGCAGATCATGCGCTCGCGACGTTCTTAGTGTATATGCAGCTCGATGATACTCATTCTATGCTTGGACAGTTAGATCGGTCGATTGAATGTCACAAGGATGGTTTGAAAATACAGATGGGAGCTTTAGGAGATACAGATCCGAGAGTCGCAAGCTTAGGGTTGTTTTTGAACAAAGACGACAGAGTTGGGTgctgagcaacttgaattttctgttaatatattttcaatgtatttcaatgtatctcgctgtatttcattgtattcattatcttttttcattgtatttcaatgtatctcgttgtattctatgtatttcattatattcattgccttttttttttattattattgtatttcaatgtaccctgctgtattctatgtattttatagtattcactgtctcgctatattccataaatgtattcatatgtttttttaattaatataatttatgtattcagatgtattatataatttctttgAAGATTActatgtttttggggtgttttttgattgagaatttttttataactggaaatacaaaatttgtgtgttataattgagtttgttgagttatattaggagtctattatgttaattgattcactttccatttaaaaatagtgtaatcccctgtttTACGCCGTGAGCACAATTGAATACAaaaatctgtccagctgtaatcccatgtttcacgccatgaatacagtcgaatacactcgaatacaaaaatctgtctagctataatcccctgtttcacgcctAGAAATGCTACTGTGTTCATGAATACAGTACCTTAAATACATTGAATACACtcaaaaaaaatctgaaaacatagttataggaagtaatatagtaaatggtagctacaactagctaataaccactaaaacatagtggtttctgaaagtttctcatAGTTTAATTTGGGAGAATTACATACCTTATCACTTGGCTCAACACCCATCAGAAAATGGCTCACGTTTGAAGCTCTTACCCAGTGTAGCTCAGGTTGTACATAACCTAAATATTACTTTTCACCAATTAGCCCACCCCTTTTTTCTTCGTtcttcgttcttcttcttcttcttcttcttcttcttcttcttcttcttcttcttcttcttcttcttcccgtgTCAGCCTTTGCACCACAAAAATTTCTCTACTATTGTTATTCTCCTTTAATTATTTTTCGGATTCCAATGGTTACACCATTACAGGTGGTTCAaagatttgatttgattttagaAAGTGAGTTTTTCGATATGTTAGTTGTTTGGAATGGGTGTTGTCCCAATTGATTGGAAATATCAAGAtgagttcaaaacttaaatttcaagtgatttggagtagatttaggctatatttgagttaaatttcagaggatgcctaaggaagaagaagaagaacacgtGAAGCTCCATTGATAGGATTCAATTgtataataatatataatattgtataaatagtatataaacacctcttataCACTATTGTATACAAGGTTGATACATTATTTACTGGTATTTGGTGAATTTCtcgcattttcttcttcttcttcttcttcttcttcttcttcttcttcttcttcttcttcttcgtcttcttcttcttattattctTCTTATATacctatatacatagtatattaaGAATATTTTCACTCTGTGATTATACAtctttatacacttttatacaactaTATACAGAATGTACTTCTTTGTATAGAAGTGTATAAcattatttaaaagtctataagCATCTCTGACGAAATTTTTGTACGATTTTCTcttgcaattcttgtataaaactAGTCCAAATCTCCAGCAAATAATTTCAAACTTTGTATATAAcctacttagactatttctaaTAAGTTTAAACAATACTCACTCCAAATTTATCACAAAATCATAATCGAAATTTAACAAGATTAACATTAAAGGAGATGGGAATTTAGGTTTCTCGCGTCTGTTTTTGCGTTTTGTAGTTGTGATAGGTATGTATAAACATGAagatatacaaaatttaaaaaataataattcggAGAAGTATTGGTTATGGAAGAAGGCACGAATGAATGTTGATTTAGTGTCTCGATCAATGGTTACACTAAAAATGGGGAACTGATTTTTGTTTGCATatgattatttttattaattaaattaaatatttatgggtGAAAAATAAGGAGAGAGCTACAATAGGGGTAGGTAGGTGACGGAAAAATAAATGAGGTTGTTATAATTAGAGggaatgagaaaagaaaagacCTTATTGATATTTGGCTACACATTTGCAAACTTGTAACTGAGCTAAAATAGTACAAGATCAACTTATGGAGTGCACTATTctataattttgtctttaatattttgaaattttaaaaattattagtacatttttagaagaaaaagtggctaaagtatttttttttagacGGTTTCGAAACAAATGAGTGTTacataaataaaaacaaaagaagtATATGCACAATATCGCATTAGTTAGGTGTGAGATAAAGTACAAATAAGTTCTTTTGCCATGGTGGGGCAAAAGTTATATGTATGCGTACTTGCAGTTCACTAGGGGAAgcatatttttgttattttctctgTTTCTCTGCCTCATAACTCCAGCTTTTTAAGTATAAAGTTAAAGACATTTGCATTTTGGGGTTTTGTAGAGTAGTATAAAGTTAAAGACATTTCCTCTTGGGATTTGGTAGAATCAGGAAAAAGTTTAATACTATTTATTTACGTTTGTTTTTATCTTTTTGGACTTCTATAGAATCAGCGTAACATCATACATCAATCGACTAAATTAGCAAATCTAGTTGGTGTAAGGACTGAACTTCAGTCACTAAAGGTTTTGGACCAGGTCCAAAACTGTCTTGCAGCCGCAAATGCAAGAGGACTACATCTCTTTCTCAATCTTGGGGAACATAATATGCCAATATAGTTCTGATCGATGAGTCACgaaccggtgttaacgagagactGAAAGTTTGGAGACAtactcttgagtctaaaggtttcaagctgagtagaacgaagacggaatacttggagtgtattTTCAGCactgagccgggggaagtgggcgtggatgtgaggcttgaatcacaggttatcccaagtagaggaagcttcaagtaccttgggtcagttatccaTGGGggaggggagattgatgaagatgtcgcacaccgtattggggtaggatggatgaagtggaggttagcatccggAGTTTTGTGTGACAAAAGAGTGCCAacaatactcaaaggtaagttctataaagcggtggttagaccggccatgatgtatggggcggAGTATTGGCCTGTTAAAAtctcacatatccaaaagatgaaagtagctgaaatgagaatgttgaggtggatgtgcggacacaccaggatggacaagattagaaatgatgatattcgggagaaggtgcacgtggctcccattgatgacaggATGCGAGAAGCgcgactcagatggttcgggcatgtaatGAGGAGAAGTCCAGATgctccagtgaggaggtgtgagcggctggttgtggagggcacgagaagaggtagagggcggcctaagaagtattggggagaagtgatcaggcaggatatagcgagacttcagatttccgaggacatgacacttgatagaaatttgtggaggtcgagtattacagTTGTAGGCTAGGAGCTAGTTGAGTCTTGTGTTACTTTGTTCCATTGTGAGCCTAGTCTGATAAGGTTTTAATCGAAAATTACTAGGGGCATTGTCGTGTcttaatattttctcttttcggtGCTAGATCTATTTACTAGCCATCATTTCTGCCTTGTATTTTTCTTATGCATTTTaggttcctatttttcctatgatctctatggtgaaactaatattccccccttttgtttttcttgtttttcttattatcttgagccgatggtctttcggaaacagcctctatacccctttggggtagggggtaaggtctacgtacatactaccctccccagaccccacttgtgggattttcctgggttgttgttgttgttgtatctccttcccaaaaagaataataataaagttCTAACATTTAAAACAATGTGAAATAAACATATTTAAAGCTCAAATAAAAGACTTGATATGCTACTAACAAAATATATTGAAAATGTTGAATCAAAGGAGGTTAAAAAGAAACAGAGAACTAAAACAGCCTGTTATGAAGGCATTGGAATTCAATTTGTTCCTGCGAGAATACGATGATGATTCGACTTCCATTTTTTTGCATAAGCCCAGAGAAGCAACAGAATTATTACTCCAGAATCTTATAAATAAAAAGATACTCAGCAGTCAGCTCATTCAAGCTGTCATGACTCTGGATTTTCTTTCCTGAATCAAGACTAATTCTTTAGACTTACAGTTTCTACAAAATATCTTCAGAAGTAATGTCCTAAGATACTATTTAAGTTAACCCATTTGCTTACTTTCACCCGAGTCGAGTGTAAGTCTTCAAATCATAACTAGCAGACAATGTCCAGTAGATATTTAACAGATCAAACTTCTAAGACAAGATTGTCAAAAAGATAAATATTTGAGAATATAAAGAGCAGATGCATTATACGAGTTGGAAGTCAGACTTCTAAGATCAATAGAAAATACCAACTAATAATCTTTTTTTAATTGGTTATACCACATATTAATCTATAAAAGGTATTTCAACATGTTGATTTTGTACACAATTGAGAGAAATCAAGGAAACATTGAATGAGCCTCCATTAGAAAGTACTTTGCTTATGAGGCCCTGATGAACAAAATCCACATTAAGTAGAAACAAACACGAAAATGATTGgactaaagaaaaaagaaggataACATGAGAACAGACCCAAACAAAAAGTATCAAGTTCCCACTAATAGCAATATCATGTGCAATCCGCAGTATATGGTTTACCCAAACACGCATCATATCAGCAGCCTTCACGACAAATTCCTCGGGAACTTCCATATCAGGAATTGGAGGTAAAGGTCTGGAATTATAGAAACAACAATTCATTCATGTTTGTTGCAGACGTAAAACAAATAAAGCAGATGTGTCTTTTTGGTTTAAACTTGTAGATGAGGCAATTCACACAACTCAGCAAGATATCAGGTCCTAATTCAACTTCTCAAAACCACCCATTGACAATATTTTCACATGTTTGACCATGAAAAAGAATCAGGTTATATGTAAAGGGTGCGTTGCAAAACTAAGATACATAAATGTATCTATTCTCTAACAACTTAAGTTCTTATATGAGACAGTTCATGAAGCTCCACACAACTAAGTCTGACAATACATATTAACTTACATTAAATGTATAAATTGTGATTTTTGACAGAGGAAGAAAATGTGAAAAATAAATGCATCAATCAATACCTGTTGAGAAGTGAAGCAGATTTAGCCCAGAAAAAGAGATTCACAACTAAAAGCAACAGCACATTGGCAATAAAAGATAAGAGATTGTAGCCAGCTCGCTCAAGTAGAAACCAAAGAACAGTGGAACTAACAAGCAGAGTAACACTGCCGCATCGTCTCCTCCACAACAACAGATCAGCAACTGCAATAACAATTAAAAACCTCAAGAATACCATTCTAATTTCTCCCTATCAAAATAGTATttctattttcttcatttttttttttccatttctttGTGATTAATACCACTTAGCTGGAATTAAGGTTTAGTCTGGTTAGTGAAACTTGTACCAAAGAATCTCCAGTTTTTGAAacgtaaaattttatttttgagacAAATTATTTTAAACAGGAATTAGATGCGTCCGACTAGAGCGGAACGGATTCAGATGATTCATATGCTAACCCAATTAATTTGGAATTGAACTAACTTGATTGATTGAATAGTGCATTCTAATGAATGCTAACATGCTAG is a genomic window containing:
- the LOC107832505 gene encoding reticulon-like protein B11, with amino-acid sequence MVFLRFLIVIAVADLLLWRRRCGSVTLLVSSTVLWFLLERAGYNLLSFIANVLLLLVVNLFFWAKSASLLNRPLPPIPDMEVPEEFVVKAADMMRVWVNHILRIAHDIAISGNLILFVWGLISKVLSNGGSFNVSLISLNCVQNQHVEIPFID